The segment ATTCCGTCATTGGCGGCTATTACCTTGACATTAATATTACTAAACTCCTTGTTTAACTCTTCGGCAATCAGCCAAGGTTTCTTTTTAATCATGGTCATTCCAAAATGGGTTAAAAAACAGATTTTTGGTCTTATCTCTTTGATTAAGGTTTTCACATCTTCCAAACTTAAATGGTCTAATTCGGATGGCTTTTCTCTCACGACATTCATAATTAAAATTTCGCTCTCTTTATAAGCAGAAATTAGCCCATCAAAAAATTTTGTGTCGGCAATGTAGCCAATTTTTATCTTATCGGTCTTGAAAAGAAAGCCATAGGTTTCGCCACGGTGCTCGTGTCTTATTGGACAGGTAAAGGTTACACCATTTAAATTATATACTTCCTTCTCTTTTAAGATAACAATCTTTTCTAAATAACTTCTTAGATAGCGATAGACAACTGGATCATCGCCTTCCAAGGCATCATAAGGAGCAAAAAGGATTCCCCTTTTTTGTGTGC is part of the candidate division WOR-3 bacterium genome and harbors:
- a CDS encoding MBL fold metallo-hydrolase produces the protein MDRIIFLGSGGARIVVFKQIRASGGIWLTLNNKNLLIDPGPGSLVRIVSSKHKLDPTSIDAVLLSHKHLDHSGDINNIIEAITIGGTQKRGILFAPYDALEGDDPVVYRYLRSYLEKIVILKEKEVYNLNGVTFTCPIRHEHRGETYGFLFKTDKIKIGYIADTKFFDGLISAYKESEILIMNVVREKPSELDHLSLEDVKTLIKEIRPKICFLTHFGMTMIKKKPWLIAEELNKEFSNINVKVIAANDGMKYDL